A portion of the Stigmatella aurantiaca DW4/3-1 genome contains these proteins:
- a CDS encoding M1 family aminopeptidase gives MARALRWSTLLSLLLAAPALAGSSPEVQLCLQHLKPAERERAVKQLGPLEELPLYRIQLDADPAKREVKGKVQVELTVKGRTRSELFLRVTPNASGRRVTLSEARFNGQPVALERPEPTLVRIPLEPPAEPGTVVRIEVALQATVPPGKKNAGSLLGAIGASGPAGDYGSFAASADFLSLVGVVPMMPPLNEDGQPWEGPSGIGDLALYEPSNVLGSIGVPSGWEVHATGEALGELPGKDGRSRFSFAASLVRDFPVFVSRGYQKASTTVNGVTVESVFTAQDAAVGKRVLKYTASALSEFERRLGPLPYRSFRVVEAPLSDGAGGMEFQGLITVGSSLYRGVTDPNSILAGVQGFEMFQDMLKGLSAMGGAGMDGGPFANLAKTLERTVEFTVAHEVGHQYFAGLVGSDPIQDPVADEALTQYAAVLYYEWAHGKPAAAALKAEALVSAYHLYRMSGGEDGPAHRPTEQFSSSMEYGAIVYGKAPLMFDEARKLVGEEVFQRALRTYVDTYRYKWARVDGFTRELGKAAPAHARELARLQERWWEQTHGDEDLGKPSLGALMGGVDAAQLDKETLKLLEDFLGPLSP, from the coding sequence ATGGCGCGCGCTCTCAGGTGGTCGACCCTTCTGTCGCTGCTCCTGGCTGCCCCGGCTCTGGCGGGCAGCTCTCCGGAGGTGCAACTGTGTTTGCAGCACCTCAAGCCCGCTGAGCGCGAGCGCGCCGTCAAGCAACTCGGGCCCTTGGAGGAACTGCCGCTCTACCGGATTCAGCTCGACGCGGACCCGGCGAAGCGGGAGGTCAAGGGCAAGGTGCAGGTGGAGTTGACCGTGAAGGGACGGACTCGCTCCGAGCTGTTCCTGCGGGTGACGCCCAATGCGTCCGGGCGGCGGGTGACGCTCTCGGAGGCCCGGTTCAACGGCCAGCCGGTGGCGCTGGAGCGGCCCGAGCCGACGCTGGTCCGGATTCCCCTGGAGCCCCCCGCGGAGCCGGGCACGGTGGTGCGGATCGAGGTGGCACTCCAGGCCACGGTGCCGCCGGGGAAGAAGAACGCGGGCTCCCTGCTGGGCGCCATCGGTGCTTCGGGGCCCGCGGGGGACTATGGGTCCTTCGCCGCCTCGGCGGACTTCCTGAGCCTGGTGGGGGTGGTGCCGATGATGCCCCCGCTGAATGAGGACGGTCAGCCCTGGGAGGGCCCCTCGGGCATTGGCGACCTGGCGCTGTACGAGCCGTCGAACGTGCTCGGCTCCATCGGGGTGCCATCGGGGTGGGAGGTGCATGCCACGGGAGAGGCCCTGGGCGAACTGCCCGGCAAGGATGGCCGCTCGCGCTTCTCCTTCGCTGCTTCGCTGGTGCGCGACTTTCCGGTGTTCGTCTCGCGCGGGTACCAGAAGGCCTCCACCACGGTGAATGGCGTCACCGTGGAGAGCGTCTTCACGGCCCAGGACGCGGCGGTGGGCAAGCGCGTGCTGAAGTACACCGCCTCCGCGCTCTCGGAGTTCGAGCGGCGGCTCGGGCCGCTGCCCTACCGCTCTTTCCGGGTGGTGGAGGCGCCGCTGTCCGATGGGGCCGGCGGCATGGAGTTCCAGGGGCTCATCACCGTGGGCAGCTCGCTGTACCGGGGCGTCACGGACCCGAACAGCATCCTGGCGGGGGTGCAGGGCTTCGAGATGTTCCAGGACATGTTGAAGGGGTTGTCCGCCATGGGCGGGGCCGGAATGGACGGTGGGCCTTTCGCCAACCTGGCCAAGACGCTGGAGCGCACGGTGGAGTTCACCGTCGCGCACGAGGTGGGGCACCAGTACTTCGCGGGCCTGGTGGGCTCGGACCCCATCCAGGATCCGGTGGCCGACGAGGCGCTCACCCAGTACGCGGCGGTGCTCTATTACGAGTGGGCCCACGGCAAGCCCGCCGCCGCGGCCTTGAAGGCAGAGGCGTTGGTGTCCGCCTACCACCTGTATCGGATGTCCGGGGGCGAGGACGGCCCGGCGCACCGGCCCACCGAGCAGTTCTCCAGCTCCATGGAGTACGGCGCCATCGTCTATGGCAAGGCGCCGTTGATGTTCGATGAGGCGCGCAAGTTGGTGGGCGAGGAGGTGTTCCAGCGCGCGCTGCGCACGTACGTGGACACCTACCGCTACAAGTGGGCCCGCGTGGATGGCTTCACGCGCGAGCTGGGCAAGGCCGCCCCGGCGCATGCGCGGGAGCTGGCCCGTCTCCAGGAGCGCTGGTGGGAGCAGACCCACGGCGACGAGGATCTGGGCAAGCCGAGCCTGGGGGCCCTGATGGGGGGCGTGGATGCCGCCCAGCTCGACAAGGAGACGCTGAAGCTGCTGGAGGACTTCCTGGGGCCCCTGAGCCCGTAG